The window ACTGTCACATAAACAATCCATCTGGTGTAATGTTTAGAACATATGCAATCTTTTTTGCCCCACCCAAGAGAGGGGTCCCCACCGGCCGGTTCACGCTTACGGCTCTCGTATGAGTGGTGTTGCCCGGTGTGAACTACCCGAAGACAGTGGCTTCCCTCAGCACGCCACCACGGCCGGGGTCTGGCTGTGGGTCGGGCCGTTCACGAGCCCCCCGATGCCACATGCCACATACCACTCCTCTCTCAACATCATGACTTTTGACGGGTGGCACATTTTCTTTTATAATTGTTAGATTATAAAGATAACCCACCCGCCTCTCCTATTTCACCACAAATTCACCACGCCGTCAAGACGGTGTGTCCTCTCAGCGACATTCTTATAGAAAAAGCGGAGAAGATTGCTGAAAGAGAAGGTTTATCTGTATTTAACATTCCAGAGTTGCTTCTGGTTTGTAAGGAGAAAGGACTCATAGACAAGGAGGAAATAAAGCAAATAATCGAAGAACTGAAGGATAAAGACAGATACCATTTCAAAAAAGAAGTTGGGGAAGTATTGCTGAGATAGAGTTGAAGTCAACTACCACAGTACTTGCTGATTGTTGCCAGACAACATTTCCCCGATTTTTAACTTAAGTTGCTGCCAACTCTCCTCCTGCCGTAGATCACGATAAACTCGAATATGTCGCTGTCCAGCCTTTCTCCCAGAGCCTTCAGCTCTTCCACTCTGTCAACGAACTTCATGATAACCGCCGTTATGATAATTTGAGTTATCATTTGGGTTTGCTATGTAAAGAAGGTAGCCCCTGAGTCCGGATAAGGTAGTGGCTGCGTGAACCAGCCTGTGGGGACCCCCCTCTTTAAGGCTCGTAAAGAACTCCTCACAGAGCCCCTTGCGTGAGGGGGCAGCTCACACATCCATCATTTTCCTAAGAATTCCTCTATTCTCCCTATAAACTCATAGAAATCTCCAATGTTTTCCCTTAATATCCCAAATGCAAGTTTGTCATCTATTCTTCCGTATCTGTGCACAACTATGTTTCTAAAACCCCTCATGGCTTTCAACTTTTCCCTCATTTTGTTGCTTAAAATCTTATTTTTTACCAGATTCTCTACGATATCCTCATCACTGCCTGGAATTCCAAGTTCAAGATCGGCATTTATGATGGCACAGATGTCAAAAACATTTTCAATCGCAAATTCTACCCTTTTGTAAATCCCATCTTTTACCAGTCCCATACTGGAGAATTCCTCAAATTTATCAGGTAGATGCTCTTCTACCAGTCCTATGCTTTCTTTTATCTCCTTTATTTTTGTTCTAATAATCTCTTCCCTCATCTGATGGCTCTCACCCCAATATAATCATAAAATCTATGTTTAAACCTCTCA is drawn from Methermicoccus shengliensis DSM 18856 and contains these coding sequences:
- the hepT gene encoding type VII toxin-antitoxin system HepT family RNase toxin, producing MREEIIRTKIKEIKESIGLVEEHLPDKFEEFSSMGLVKDGIYKRVEFAIENVFDICAIINADLELGIPGSDEDIVENLVKNKILSNKMREKLKAMRGFRNIVVHRYGRIDDKLAFGILRENIGDFYEFIGRIEEFLGK
- a CDS encoding ATP-binding protein, giving the protein MKFVDRVEELKALGERLDSDIFEFIVIYGRRRVGSNLS